In Phaeobacter inhibens DSM 16374, the following proteins share a genomic window:
- a CDS encoding GNAT family N-acetyltransferase yields MFDFTPADVMPRPILRDETISALPQSAEFARALQATGKDPLVLGQLKDTVVMRRKLWGRINVAMVNRARIDKPLRLLEQLQENGLRRTPVILSPETPTPALARHGAVALISPAHVGLVDLTADPDQRRANLHQKWRNRLVHGEQQGLRITRQSLPQTPGHWIFAADAAQQSSRGYRNWPVDLTLAYARENKGMAKIFEAHDGKEIVAGILVLRHGRGATYHIAHTTDRGKALSAHNLLMWEAMSWLAKQGCEQLDLGVINTEDAAGLARFKLGTGARLHQLGGTWAYWPPLGRLLRPLAALDKRLMNPGLSGHC; encoded by the coding sequence ATGTTCGATTTCACACCAGCAGATGTCATGCCCCGACCCATTCTTCGCGACGAAACCATCTCTGCCCTGCCGCAATCGGCAGAATTTGCCCGCGCGCTTCAGGCGACAGGCAAAGACCCACTGGTGCTTGGCCAGCTGAAAGACACGGTCGTGATGCGCCGCAAACTCTGGGGACGCATCAACGTGGCCATGGTGAACCGCGCCCGTATCGACAAACCGTTGCGCCTGCTGGAACAATTGCAGGAAAACGGCCTGCGTCGCACCCCTGTCATCCTGTCCCCTGAAACACCCACCCCCGCCTTGGCCCGCCACGGCGCCGTGGCGCTGATCAGCCCCGCGCATGTCGGCCTGGTCGACCTCACCGCTGACCCTGACCAGCGGCGCGCCAATCTGCACCAGAAATGGCGCAACCGGTTGGTGCACGGCGAACAGCAGGGCCTGCGCATCACCCGTCAGTCGCTGCCACAGACACCGGGGCACTGGATCTTTGCTGCAGATGCCGCGCAGCAATCCAGCCGGGGCTATCGCAACTGGCCGGTCGATCTGACGCTGGCATACGCACGCGAAAACAAAGGCATGGCCAAGATTTTCGAGGCCCATGACGGCAAGGAGATCGTTGCGGGTATTCTTGTTCTGCGTCACGGGCGCGGCGCAACCTACCACATTGCCCATACCACCGACCGGGGCAAGGCGCTCTCGGCCCATAACCTGCTGATGTGGGAGGCGATGTCCTGGCTCGCCAAACAGGGCTGCGAACAGCTCGACCTTGGGGTGATCAACACCGAAGACGCCGCCGGTCTGGCCCGGTTCAAGCTGGGCACCGGCGCACGGCTGCACCAGCTGGGCGGCACCTGGGCCTATTGGCCGCCGCTGGGGCGCCTGCTGCGCCCCTTGGCCGCGCTCGACAAACGGCTGATGAACCCCGGGCTCTCTGGACACTGCTAG
- a CDS encoding SDR family NAD(P)-dependent oxidoreductase: MKLSQTAAVITGGASGLGEATARHFAANGAQVTLLDRDAERGAAVAAEIGGHFAQTDVTSEESVAAAMALASEKMGKINACVNCAGIALGIKTVGRDGAHPLDAYQRTIDINLVGTFNVARLAAVEIAKCDAAEDGGRGVIINTASIAAFDGQKGQAAYAASKGGVVGMCLPMARDLASSGVRVMTIAPGIFMTPMLAGLPEEVQQQLAADVPNPARLGDPAEYGRLAGFIVEMGYLNGEVIRLDGALRMR, encoded by the coding sequence ATGAAACTGTCGCAAACCGCCGCCGTCATCACCGGCGGCGCCTCTGGCCTTGGTGAGGCCACCGCCCGTCATTTCGCCGCCAATGGTGCCCAAGTCACTCTCTTGGATCGTGACGCCGAACGCGGCGCCGCCGTTGCCGCCGAAATCGGCGGGCATTTTGCCCAGACCGATGTCACCAGCGAAGAGTCGGTTGCCGCCGCCATGGCGCTTGCCAGCGAGAAAATGGGCAAAATCAACGCCTGTGTGAACTGCGCAGGCATCGCCCTTGGCATCAAAACCGTGGGCCGCGACGGTGCCCATCCCCTTGATGCCTATCAGCGCACCATCGACATCAACCTTGTCGGCACCTTCAACGTGGCCCGGCTGGCTGCGGTGGAAATCGCCAAATGTGACGCGGCCGAGGATGGCGGTCGTGGCGTCATCATCAACACCGCGTCAATCGCGGCCTTTGACGGCCAAAAAGGTCAGGCTGCCTATGCCGCCTCCAAGGGCGGCGTTGTGGGCATGTGCCTGCCGATGGCCCGTGATCTGGCCTCTTCGGGCGTGCGGGTGATGACCATCGCGCCGGGCATCTTCATGACTCCGATGCTGGCGGGCCTGCCGGAAGAGGTGCAGCAGCAACTCGCCGCCGATGTGCCCAACCCGGCCCGCCTTGGCGACCCTGCCGAATATGGCCGTCTCGCCGGGTTCATCGTCGAGATGGGCTATCTCAATGGCGAGGTGATCCGCCTCGACGGCGCGCTGCGGATGCGCTGA
- a CDS encoding GFA family protein, whose translation MTQPNLPLTGACLCGAVQLHVTAFPLLTLACHCRDCQKLAASAYSLTAMFPANAVTTTGELVLGGLHSEKRKHYYCPSCLSFVLSRLKAAPERVNLRASLLDDLTWFTPFVEIMTEEKQPWAKVPAPHSYARFPTTAEELADLMDDYAKTIAPPPPPSPGTGPA comes from the coding sequence ATGACCCAGCCCAACCTGCCGCTGACCGGCGCCTGCCTCTGCGGTGCTGTACAGCTGCATGTCACCGCCTTCCCCCTGCTGACGCTGGCCTGCCACTGCCGCGATTGTCAGAAACTTGCCGCCAGCGCCTATTCCCTGACCGCCATGTTTCCGGCAAATGCCGTCACCACCACGGGAGAGCTGGTGCTGGGCGGCCTCCACAGCGAAAAGCGCAAGCATTATTACTGCCCGAGCTGCCTCAGCTTCGTTCTCTCCCGCCTGAAGGCGGCACCGGAGCGGGTGAATCTGCGTGCCTCCCTGCTGGATGACCTGACGTGGTTCACCCCCTTCGTCGAGATCATGACCGAGGAGAAACAGCCCTGGGCAAAGGTCCCGGCCCCCCACAGCTATGCCCGCTTCCCCACCACGGCGGAGGAGCTGGCGGATCTGATGGACGATTATGCCAAAACCATCGCACCGCCCCCGCCGCCCTCACCCGGAACTGGCCCGGCATGA
- a CDS encoding sugar O-acetyltransferase, translating into MSQTERQKMQAGDWYCCIDSELSVLRHQARLAVHQHNHRAPDPSEPLSPPLAALFAEHGQNCLIEAPFHCAYGINITLGHQVYLNASCTILDTAPVRIGDRSMLGPNVQIYCAQHHKDKALRAKGLEIAHPVTLGSDVWIGGGAIILPGVSIGDGAIVGAGAVVTRDVEAGVTVVGNPARALPR; encoded by the coding sequence ATGAGCCAAACTGAGCGGCAAAAGATGCAGGCGGGCGACTGGTACTGTTGCATAGACAGCGAACTCTCGGTGTTGCGTCATCAGGCCCGTCTGGCGGTGCATCAGCACAATCACCGCGCCCCGGACCCCAGCGAACCTCTCAGCCCGCCGCTGGCTGCACTCTTTGCTGAACATGGACAAAACTGCCTGATCGAGGCGCCGTTTCACTGCGCCTATGGGATCAATATCACGCTCGGGCATCAGGTCTATCTGAACGCGAGCTGCACCATCCTTGATACCGCGCCGGTGCGCATTGGGGACCGCTCTATGCTGGGGCCAAATGTGCAGATCTACTGCGCCCAACACCACAAAGATAAAGCCTTGCGCGCCAAGGGGTTGGAGATCGCCCATCCGGTCACTCTGGGATCCGATGTCTGGATCGGCGGCGGCGCGATCATCCTGCCGGGCGTCAGCATCGGCGATGGCGCCATCGTCGGCGCTGGTGCGGTGGTGACAAGGGATGTGGAGGCCGGGGTGACGGTTGTCGGCAATCCGGCGCGGGCGCTCCCTCGCTAG
- a CDS encoding ATP-binding cassette domain-containing protein, with amino-acid sequence MARIPLLQMSGISLTFGGDPVFADLDLVVQPGDRVALVGRNGSGKSTLMKVMAGLVEADKGSLVVPPGKSVGYMEQDPQMTGFATLGDFAASELDPGEMYKVERAGEGLKFDPARPVATASGGEKRRAALAKLMAEAPDLMLLDEPTNHLDIEAITWLENELKSTRAAFVLISHDRAFLRALTRATLWVDRGQVRRQEKGFDAFEAWRDKIWEEEDQQRHKLNRLIKSESRWAVEGISARRKRNMGRVRALQDLKSERSSQIKRQGTAELALDAGPKSGRKVIEAEGLMKSYGDKAIVRDFSIKVQRGDRVAFVGPNGAGKTTLLKMLLGLEQPDEGHVQMGTNLELALFDQTRDQLDGNASLWENLTSDPLLGISGKADQVMVRGQPKHVVGYLKEFLFDEAQARAPVRSLSGGEKARLLLARLMARQSNLLVLDEPTNDLDVETLDLLQELLDSYDGTVLLVSHDRDFLDRVATTTIAMEGGGGATAYAGGWSDYLAQRAPVEGAAEKAEKAKAAKPKPKQEAQPKEGLSFKEKHRLEALPGEIERLEAEIAKLQQLMADPELFTREPVKFQKATDALVERQEKLSAAEEEWLELEEKSAG; translated from the coding sequence ATGGCACGTATTCCTCTTTTACAGATGTCCGGTATCTCCCTCACCTTTGGGGGCGATCCGGTGTTCGCGGATCTTGATCTGGTGGTGCAACCCGGCGACCGGGTGGCGCTGGTCGGGCGCAACGGATCGGGCAAATCCACCCTGATGAAGGTGATGGCCGGTCTGGTCGAGGCCGACAAAGGCTCACTGGTGGTGCCGCCGGGTAAATCCGTCGGCTATATGGAGCAGGACCCGCAGATGACCGGGTTTGCCACGCTGGGCGATTTTGCGGCATCCGAGCTGGATCCCGGCGAGATGTACAAGGTGGAGCGTGCAGGCGAGGGGCTGAAGTTTGACCCTGCCCGCCCTGTGGCGACGGCCTCCGGCGGGGAAAAACGCCGCGCGGCGCTGGCCAAGCTGATGGCTGAGGCACCGGATCTGATGCTGTTGGACGAGCCGACCAACCATCTGGATATCGAGGCGATCACCTGGCTTGAGAATGAGCTGAAATCGACCCGCGCCGCCTTTGTGCTGATCTCGCACGACCGGGCGTTCCTGCGGGCCCTGACCCGCGCGACGCTGTGGGTGGACCGGGGGCAGGTGCGCCGTCAGGAAAAGGGGTTTGATGCCTTTGAGGCCTGGCGCGACAAGATCTGGGAGGAAGAGGATCAGCAGCGCCATAAGCTGAACCGGCTGATCAAATCCGAAAGCCGCTGGGCGGTGGAGGGGATTTCCGCCCGCCGCAAACGCAATATGGGCCGGGTGCGCGCGCTTCAGGATCTGAAATCTGAGCGGTCCAGCCAGATCAAACGTCAGGGTACCGCTGAGCTGGCACTGGACGCAGGCCCGAAATCGGGCCGCAAGGTGATTGAGGCCGAAGGGCTGATGAAATCCTACGGCGATAAGGCGATTGTGCGGGACTTCTCAATCAAGGTGCAGCGCGGTGATCGCGTTGCCTTTGTCGGGCCGAATGGGGCAGGCAAGACCACGCTGTTGAAGATGCTGCTGGGGCTGGAACAGCCCGATGAGGGCCATGTGCAGATGGGCACCAATCTGGAGCTGGCGCTGTTTGATCAGACCCGTGACCAGCTGGACGGCAATGCCAGTCTCTGGGAAAACCTGACCTCGGATCCGCTTCTGGGGATTTCCGGCAAGGCAGATCAGGTGATGGTCCGGGGGCAGCCGAAACATGTGGTCGGCTATCTGAAGGAATTCCTGTTCGACGAGGCGCAGGCCCGCGCGCCGGTGCGGTCCCTGTCCGGGGGCGAGAAGGCGCGTCTGCTGCTGGCGCGGTTGATGGCGCGGCAGAGCAACCTGCTGGTGCTGGACGAACCGACCAATGATCTGGATGTCGAAACACTGGATCTGTTGCAGGAACTCCTGGACAGCTACGATGGCACGGTTCTGCTGGTGAGTCACGACCGGGATTTTCTGGACCGCGTTGCCACCACCACCATCGCCATGGAAGGCGGCGGCGGGGCCACGGCCTATGCTGGCGGCTGGAGTGACTATCTGGCCCAGCGTGCCCCGGTTGAAGGTGCCGCAGAGAAGGCTGAGAAAGCCAAGGCCGCCAAGCCGAAACCCAAACAGGAAGCGCAGCCCAAGGAGGGTCTGAGCTTTAAGGAAAAACACCGGCTGGAAGCGCTGCCCGGAGAGATCGAGCGGCTGGAGGCGGAGATCGCCAAATTGCAGCAGCTGATGGCCGATCCGGAGCTGTTCACCCGTGAGCCAGTGAAGTTCCAGAAGGCCACCGATGCGCTGGTGGAGCGGCAGGAGAAACTCTCCGCCGCTGAGGAAGAATGGCTGGAGCTGGAAGAGAAATCCGCAGGCTGA
- a CDS encoding GNAT family N-acetyltransferase: MLRDVLSPVVISAGAEPEAEPVLSRGRYRVRVIDGAEGASIHPDLQHAQHLRGLCFGRQGPDAEALDTRCRHLLVEDQASGRLVCCCRLLLLPDGAHLGVSYAAQRYDLTPLQSRTDPLLELGRFCIHPDWQDADILRLAWGALTAFVDDHRVELLFGCSSFQGVDPAAYSQALGLLRLRHQAPPGQGVGVRAAEVLELTAMDLPRVDGKQALQQMPPLLRTYLMMGGWVSDHAVIDRDLDTLHLFTAVEIAAIPAARKRLLRAVAGGFDSHGA, encoded by the coding sequence GTGTTGCGTGATGTCTTGAGCCCAGTCGTGATCTCAGCCGGTGCCGAGCCTGAGGCTGAACCGGTGCTGAGCCGTGGTCGCTACCGTGTCCGCGTTATCGACGGGGCAGAGGGGGCATCTATCCATCCCGATCTGCAACATGCACAACACTTGCGTGGCCTGTGTTTTGGACGACAAGGGCCGGATGCAGAGGCGCTGGACACGCGCTGTCGGCATCTGCTGGTGGAGGATCAGGCCAGTGGTCGCTTGGTCTGTTGCTGCCGGTTGCTGCTCTTGCCGGATGGTGCGCATCTCGGGGTAAGCTACGCAGCGCAGCGCTATGATCTGACCCCGCTGCAGTCCCGGACTGACCCGCTGCTGGAGCTGGGGCGGTTTTGCATCCACCCCGATTGGCAGGATGCGGATATCCTGCGGCTCGCGTGGGGGGCGCTGACTGCGTTTGTTGATGATCATCGGGTGGAGCTGCTGTTTGGCTGCTCGTCCTTTCAGGGGGTTGATCCGGCGGCTTATTCTCAGGCACTGGGCCTGCTGCGCCTGCGTCATCAGGCCCCGCCGGGGCAGGGCGTCGGAGTGCGTGCGGCAGAGGTGCTGGAGCTGACCGCGATGGATCTGCCTCGCGTGGACGGCAAACAGGCGTTGCAGCAGATGCCGCCCTTGCTGCGCACTTATCTGATGATGGGCGGCTGGGTCAGCGACCATGCGGTGATCGACCGCGATCTGGACACGCTGCATCTGTTTACCGCTGTGGAGATCGCGGCCATTCCCGCCGCGCGCAAACGTCTGTTGCGCGCTGTTGCCGGTGGCTTCGACAGTCATGGGGCCTGA
- a CDS encoding outer membrane protein assembly factor BamE, with the protein MTSKCMRSLKAATRVTVLLVAGLAVSGCAMYRKHGYVPSEELLSEVVVGVDTKDSVAETVGVPAAEGVLTDGGYYYVSTLMRRRGPSASKPVSRELVAINFNDQGVVTGIERYGLEQGRVIPLQRRVTSSNVQDKTFLRQLLGSLGNFGPGGLIE; encoded by the coding sequence ATGACATCCAAATGTATGAGGTCGCTGAAGGCGGCGACAAGGGTCACGGTTCTCTTGGTTGCGGGGCTCGCGGTCAGTGGCTGCGCGATGTATCGCAAACATGGATATGTCCCCAGCGAGGAACTGCTCTCCGAGGTGGTTGTGGGCGTTGATACCAAGGACAGCGTGGCTGAAACCGTTGGTGTGCCGGCGGCAGAGGGCGTGCTGACCGATGGCGGATATTACTACGTCTCTACCCTGATGCGCCGTCGCGGCCCATCGGCGTCAAAGCCGGTCTCACGGGAATTGGTGGCGATCAATTTCAACGATCAGGGCGTGGTCACAGGCATCGAACGCTACGGTCTGGAGCAGGGCCGGGTGATTCCCCTGCAGCGCCGCGTGACCAGCTCCAACGTGCAGGACAAGACATTCCTGCGCCAGCTTCTGGGCAGCCTCGGCAACTTTGGTCCCGGTGGTCTGATCGAATGA
- a CDS encoding YceD family protein codes for MSESTAFRVADLPQNRATTFELRPEVDVLKALAQDLGIDDLRKLRFAGEIRALGKRDWELVGDLGATVVQPCVVTLDPVTTRIDQKVRRSFIAGMVHPDSEEEVEMPEDDTSEPLGSHISPQEVMVEALALALPQYPRKDGVSLGESVHAEPGVAPMRDEDTKPFAGLAALRDQLDGGGED; via the coding sequence ATGTCTGAGAGCACCGCTTTTCGCGTCGCTGACCTACCCCAAAACCGCGCAACGACCTTTGAGCTGCGCCCTGAAGTCGATGTTCTGAAAGCTTTGGCGCAGGACCTTGGCATCGATGATCTGCGCAAACTGCGCTTTGCCGGAGAGATCCGTGCCCTGGGCAAACGCGACTGGGAACTGGTGGGTGATCTGGGGGCCACCGTGGTGCAGCCCTGCGTGGTGACGCTGGATCCTGTCACCACCCGCATCGACCAGAAGGTGCGCCGCAGCTTCATCGCCGGGATGGTGCATCCCGACAGCGAGGAAGAGGTGGAAATGCCGGAAGATGACACCAGCGAACCACTTGGCAGCCATATCTCCCCGCAGGAGGTCATGGTGGAGGCGCTGGCACTGGCGCTGCCGCAATACCCCCGCAAAGACGGCGTCTCGCTGGGAGAATCGGTGCATGCCGAACCGGGTGTTGCCCCCATGCGGGACGAGGACACAAAGCCCTTTGCCGGACTGGCGGCCCTGCGCGATCAGCTTGACGGCGGCGGCGAAGACTGA
- the rpmF gene encoding 50S ribosomal protein L32: MAVQQNKVSKSRRNNRRAHDALVAANPNECGNCGELKRPHHVCPSCGHYDEKEIVAAADEIDMDEDAA, encoded by the coding sequence ATGGCTGTCCAACAGAACAAAGTATCCAAGTCGCGTCGCAACAACCGCCGCGCGCACGATGCACTGGTTGCTGCAAACCCGAACGAATGCGGCAATTGCGGCGAACTGAAGCGCCCGCACCACGTTTGCCCCTCCTGCGGCCACTACGACGAGAAAGAAATCGTCGCAGCCGCTGACGAGATCGACATGGACGAAGACGCGGCCTAA
- the plsX gene encoding phosphate acyltransferase PlsX, producing the protein MAGKPDQMQKNAGRIVISVDAMGGDAGPAVVVAGIAMSADKNPDLGFILHGPEDQLKPLVAKKRILNGRVEFRDAQDVVTMEDKPSQVMRNGKGTSMWSALESVKQGEAAGAVSCGNTGALMALSMLRLRKLPGVNRPAIAILWPSRNPQGFNVMLDVGADVRADAQDLLQYALMGTSYVRNSMDIPRPRVGLLNVGTEEHKGHADLKEAYGLISDHSENGSFDFVGFVEGSDIPGDTADVIVTDGFTGNVAIKTGEGTASLMRVALREAFEYSFLSKIAALLAMTSLKRLSKRLDPRRVNGGVFLGLNGTVVKSHGGADATGVSAAVKLAFRLAQQGFAEKLAARVASSVALTQDKPAQMDETPTDQAPTKKD; encoded by the coding sequence ATGGCGGGTAAACCCGATCAGATGCAGAAGAATGCCGGCCGCATAGTCATTTCGGTTGACGCCATGGGCGGAGATGCCGGCCCCGCAGTTGTGGTGGCCGGCATTGCCATGTCCGCCGACAAGAACCCCGATCTGGGGTTCATTCTGCATGGTCCCGAAGATCAGCTGAAACCGCTGGTCGCAAAGAAACGCATCCTTAACGGACGCGTGGAATTTCGCGACGCGCAGGATGTGGTCACCATGGAGGACAAGCCCTCCCAGGTGATGCGCAACGGCAAGGGCACCTCCATGTGGTCGGCCCTGGAATCGGTCAAACAGGGCGAAGCCGCCGGCGCCGTGTCCTGCGGCAACACCGGCGCGCTGATGGCGCTGTCGATGCTGCGCCTGCGCAAGCTGCCCGGCGTGAACCGTCCGGCCATTGCGATTCTCTGGCCCTCACGCAATCCGCAGGGGTTCAACGTGATGCTGGACGTCGGCGCCGATGTCCGCGCCGATGCGCAGGATCTGTTGCAATACGCCTTGATGGGCACTTCTTATGTGCGCAATTCGATGGATATCCCCCGCCCCCGCGTCGGTCTGCTGAATGTCGGCACCGAAGAGCACAAGGGCCATGCCGATCTGAAAGAGGCCTATGGGCTGATCTCGGATCATTCCGAAAACGGCAGCTTTGATTTCGTCGGTTTCGTTGAAGGCAGCGATATCCCCGGCGATACCGCCGATGTGATTGTCACCGACGGGTTCACCGGCAATGTGGCGATCAAGACTGGCGAAGGCACCGCCAGCCTGATGCGCGTCGCGCTGCGTGAGGCGTTTGAATATTCCTTCCTGTCCAAGATTGCCGCACTGCTGGCGATGACCTCGCTGAAGCGGCTCTCCAAACGGCTGGATCCGCGCCGGGTCAATGGTGGCGTGTTCCTTGGTCTGAATGGCACCGTGGTGAAATCCCACGGCGGCGCGGATGCCACCGGAGTCTCGGCGGCGGTCAAACTGGCCTTCCGTCTTGCCCAGCAGGGGTTTGCAGAAAAACTGGCGGCACGGGTTGCATCCTCTGTGGCGCTTACCCAAGATAAACCAGCGCAAATGGACGAGACCCCAACCGACCAGGCGCCCACCAAAAAAGACTAA
- a CDS encoding beta-ketoacyl-ACP synthase III: protein MTRRAVIVGTGHYLPERVVENAEFEATLDTTDEWIRSRSGIERRHFAAEGETTSMMATKAAQNALADAGMTAEDIDAIVVATSTADLTFPSAATMVQAQLGMTRGFAFDVQAVCAGFVYALSNANALVASGQASKVLVIGAETFSRIMDWTDRSTCVLFGDGAGALVLEAQDSAGTSDDRGILATDLNSDGRYKDLLYVDGGVSTQNTGHLRMQGNQVFRHAVEKLASTAHTALERAGLGASDVDWIVPHQANIRIIQGTAKKMGLPMEKVVVTVQDHGNTSAASIPLALSVGKARGQIKQGDLVVTEAIGGGLAWGSVVLRW, encoded by the coding sequence ATGACGCGACGCGCAGTAATTGTCGGGACCGGGCATTATCTCCCTGAACGCGTGGTCGAAAACGCGGAATTCGAAGCCACGCTAGACACCACAGACGAATGGATTCGCAGCCGCTCCGGGATTGAGCGCCGCCATTTCGCCGCCGAGGGTGAGACCACCTCCATGATGGCCACCAAGGCCGCGCAAAATGCGCTCGCCGATGCGGGTATGACCGCCGAGGATATCGACGCCATCGTGGTGGCCACCTCTACCGCCGATCTCACCTTTCCCTCTGCTGCCACCATGGTGCAGGCCCAGCTGGGCATGACCCGCGGCTTTGCCTTTGATGTGCAGGCGGTCTGCGCCGGGTTTGTCTACGCGCTGAGCAATGCCAATGCGCTGGTCGCCTCCGGTCAGGCCAGCAAGGTGCTGGTGATCGGGGCCGAGACCTTCAGCAGGATCATGGACTGGACCGACCGCTCCACCTGCGTGCTGTTTGGCGACGGGGCCGGTGCCCTGGTGCTGGAAGCGCAGGACAGCGCGGGCACCAGCGATGATCGTGGCATTCTGGCAACCGATCTGAATTCGGACGGGCGCTACAAAGATCTGCTTTATGTGGACGGAGGTGTGTCGACCCAGAACACCGGCCATCTGCGGATGCAGGGCAATCAGGTGTTCCGCCATGCCGTCGAAAAACTGGCCTCTACCGCCCATACCGCGCTGGAACGTGCCGGCCTTGGCGCGAGTGACGTGGACTGGATCGTGCCGCATCAGGCCAATATCCGCATCATTCAGGGCACCGCCAAGAAGATGGGGCTGCCGATGGAGAAGGTCGTGGTGACCGTGCAGGATCACGGCAATACCTCCGCCGCATCGATCCCGCTGGCGCTTTCTGTGGGCAAAGCCCGTGGTCAGATCAAACAGGGCGATCTGGTGGTCACCGAGGCGATTGGTGGCGGTTTGGCCTGGGGATCGGTGGTGCTGCGCTGGTAA
- the ihfA gene encoding integration host factor subunit alpha, with amino-acid sequence MGEKTLTRMDLSEAVFREVGLSRNESAQLVESLLQHMSDALVRGEQVKISSFGTFSVRDKSARVGRNPKTGEEVPIQPRRVLTFRPSHLMKDRVADGNRK; translated from the coding sequence ATGGGCGAAAAAACACTAACACGAATGGATTTGAGTGAAGCGGTCTTCCGCGAGGTTGGCCTGTCGCGCAACGAAAGCGCGCAGCTGGTGGAAAGCCTGCTTCAGCATATGTCTGACGCCCTGGTCCGTGGGGAACAGGTCAAAATTTCTTCCTTCGGGACGTTCAGCGTGCGCGATAAATCCGCCCGCGTGGGGCGAAACCCGAAGACTGGCGAAGAGGTGCCCATTCAGCCTCGTCGCGTTTTGACCTTTCGACCATCGCATTTGATGAAGGACCGGGTGGCAGACGGGAACCGTAAATAA